A portion of the Carya illinoinensis cultivar Pawnee chromosome 11, C.illinoinensisPawnee_v1, whole genome shotgun sequence genome contains these proteins:
- the LOC122281735 gene encoding FRIGIDA-like protein 1 — protein sequence MATLNAISAALKLIDVKKDDLKKAFDELQSHSSLLSSFSLSWSDLHAHFTSRQNSLVHRFHLLESLESREQNQPHATKSTQPNPTTEPSSSQAQCARNTSEEPSSSSPPQTQMTQIRVDVDPDMGSHSLTPPRPELKALCERMDGKELRKFITKCPKERGAIRAELPGAMRYAADPAAMVLDAMYGFYSGNSVKLRFKEDVELGRLRWSCVLLLETLTGIKASVGVEVRERAKKLSLEWKAKEVEWKGKASPNEVQMFEVLALVHLVAAYGLRSEFNVDELVDYFVIIARFRQAVELCQIIGLGDKVADIIQKLISREKQNLAVKFIFEFELSEKFPPVPLLKAYLKDAKQLANKVSKEGNKSRMALNEAAAREVGAIKSVIKVIESHNLDSEYPRANLEKRIEMLEKLIANRKRPAQAHPMKPQQPQQQEPKKQKKHLQPKKEQQQQQQSQSKRPRTAALVDNVAVPLVVGGVSSTIHEYQQPHTRVTGSLPDCSAPYVSSSAAPYGMVGQTPTIATYTGSSGRRYGFPGNPVGFTGNPSPVGSHLYSSEPYLTSDYYDRPTAYSGYDVPPEYHPSYYPR from the exons ATGGCAACGCTTAATGCTATATCAGCGGCTCTGAAGCTCATAGACGTTAAGAAAGATGATCTGAAGAAGGCCTTCGATGAGCTCCAATCCCATTCCTCCCTCCtctcctccttctctctctcatggTCCGACCTTCACGCCCACTTCACCTCCCGCCAGAACTCCCTCGTTCACCGATTTCACCTCCTCGAGTCGCTGGAGTCTCGCGAACAGAATCAGCCACATGCCACTAAGTCAACCCAGCCGAACCCCACAACAGAACCATCTTCCTCGCAGGCTCAATGCGCCCGAAACACCTCGGAAGaaccttcttcttcatcaccCCCGCAGACCCAGATGACCCAAATCAGGGTCGATGTAGACCCTGATATGGGTTCCCATTCGTTGACTCCGCCGAGGCCCGAGTTGAAGGCTTTGTGTGAGAGAATGGACGGGAAGGAGTTGAGGAAGTTCATAACCAAGTGCCCAAAGGAGCGGGGTGCAATCCGAGCCGAGCTCCCCGGCGCAATGCGGTATGCGGCAGACCCGGCAGCGATGGTCTTGGACGCCATGTATGGGTTTTATAGCGGGAATAGCGTGAAATTGAGGTTCAAAGAAGATGTGGAATTGGGTCGTTTGAGGTGGTCTTGTGTGCTACTGTTGGAAACACTAACTGGGATTAAGGCCAGTGTTGGGGTGGAAGTGAGGGAGAGAGCGAAGAAATTGTCTTTGGAGTGGAAAGCGAAGGAGGTGGAGTGGAAAGGGAAGGCGAGCCCCAATGAAGTGCAGATGTTTGAGGTGTTAGCCCTGGTGCATTTGGTGGCAGCGTACGGGTTGCGGTCTGAGTTCAATGTGGATGAGCTTGTGGATTACTTCGTTATCATTGCGCGATTTCGGCAGGCTGTGGAGCTGTGCCAGATTATTGGTTTGGGGGATAAAGTTGCTG ATATCATTCAAAAACTTATAAGTAGGGAGAAGCAGAATCTGGCtgtcaaatttatttttgaatttgagCTATCCGAGAAGTTTCCACCAGTCCCCCTCTTGAAAGCCTATCTGAAGGATGCCAAGCAGCTTGCTAATAAAGTTTCAAAGGAAGGAAATAAATCGCGCATGGCACTG AATGAGGCCGCAGCCAGAGAAGTCGGTGCAATTAAATCAGTTATTAAAGTTATTGAAAGCCACAATCTTGACTCTGAGTATCCACGGGCAAACCTTGAAAAGCGCATTGAGATGCTGGAGAAGCTGATTGCAAACAGAAAACGACCTGCGCAAGCTCATCCCATGAAGCCTCAGCAGCCGCAACAGCAGGAGCCAAAGAAGCAGAAGAAGCATCTGCAGCCAAAAAAGGAGcagcaacagcagcagcagAGTCAAAGCAAGCGTCCTCGAACGGCTGCTCTAGTTGATAATGTGGCTGTCCCATTAGTTGTCGGTGGTGTGAGTTCAACCATTCATGAGTATCAACAACCTCATACACGGGTGACAGGTTCGTTGCCAGATTGTTCTGCTCCATATGTGAGCTCATCAGCTGCGCCCTATGGCATGGTGGGCCAGACTCCTACCATTGCCACTTACACGGGCTCATCAGGCAGGCGGTATGGTTTTCCAGGAAACCCTGTGGGTTTTACTGGGAACCCAAGCCCTGTTGGTTCCCATCTATACTCATCAGAACCATATTTGACATCTGATTATTATGATAGGCCAACTGCCTATAGTGGATATGATGTGCCACCCGAATACCATCCATCCTACTATCCCCGGTAG